The nucleotide window GTTGTCGTTAGAATCATGAAGAACCCTGTTAAAGCCTTAAGAGGGAAGTATGATGACCCCTCCCTCACTTATGATTCCGTAGAAGAGAAGGCTGATGAGCTCCTAATGAAAGAGGTTGGAAAATGATTATCGAGCTTGATTCTCTTATTGCCTATGTAAATAGGAGAGACAAATACCATAGAGTTATTAGTAAACTTTTTGATCGTGTGGCTACCGGAGAGTTGAAAAATGTGA belongs to Candidatus Culexarchaeum yellowstonense and includes:
- a CDS encoding AbrB/MazE/SpoVT family DNA-binding domain-containing protein — translated: MEFSRVSRKFLTSIPAKVRKALGLEVGDILMWDVEGDKVVVRIMKNPVKALRGKYDDPSLTYDSVEEKADELLMKEVGK